The Nostoc sp. 'Lobaria pulmonaria (5183) cyanobiont' genome window below encodes:
- a CDS encoding type IV pilus secretin family protein, with the protein MKQLHGNSFILGTAAFAFLAAQPVWAQMSQVTGVQLNPANGGVSVVLKTSSGSRPQVFTTKRGKALVADVINTQLRLPQGNSFRQDSPAPGIASVEVNQLDANSIRVTVTGSNNTPSSQPVVRSPNGITLSFSPSAGTTASAPTPTAPTSPTSTAPPVTTPAQPGQKPDVLVPNPEVTIDGQPAQAAGPGQPLSQAPPFLPRAVAPPVGDIAISNADASPSTIDLGTQERVPRLVLRDAPVREVLSLLARAANLNLAYVGKAEDGKGSSVISSQGAGDTERQTYDTVSLDIENEPVQDVFNYVLRLSGLEANRSGRTIFVAPKLPNSTRDVVIRNLRINQAKVKEILRVLVNLGAESAVNAEPKITRVTTQAVGTVEGKQTNTAEDSDLTAQRIKFTDSIPLLRGLQVLGDERTSTITLIGSPRLVDIAVAQITPLDIRRRQVAVNVRIIDVNLLAANDFNTSFSFGVGNNFFTNEGGVASLNFGGSRPAATTEARNSLTSTPIINNLASTLASPYQFPKRLLASLQAQVTNGNAKILTDPTLIVQEGQTADVQLTQQVVGDITITITDTPGGSREVRNAQKETVGLILAVQVEKIDDNGFVSLQVAPQVKSPAGTADTGNGQIILISQRSLTSGTIRLRDGQTLILSGIIQDQERVSATKIPILGDLPLIGSLFRSTNRQNQRQEVIVLLTPQIMDDSENSSYGYNYTPSPEVRQILERRGLKVPGR; encoded by the coding sequence GTGAAACAGCTTCACGGTAATAGTTTTATTTTAGGTACTGCCGCTTTTGCATTTTTGGCAGCTCAACCAGTTTGGGCACAAATGAGCCAAGTTACTGGTGTCCAATTAAATCCAGCTAATGGTGGAGTTAGTGTTGTTTTGAAAACTTCTTCAGGGTCGCGCCCCCAAGTTTTCACTACTAAAAGAGGCAAGGCTTTAGTCGCAGATGTTATCAACACTCAATTACGATTACCACAAGGTAATAGTTTTCGTCAAGATAGCCCAGCACCAGGAATTGCGTCTGTTGAGGTTAATCAGCTTGATGCTAATAGCATCCGAGTGACGGTAACTGGCAGCAACAACACACCTAGCAGTCAACCGGTGGTGCGATCGCCAAATGGAATTACACTCAGCTTTAGTCCATCGGCAGGCACTACAGCATCAGCACCAACGCCAACAGCCCCAACATCCCCAACATCCACTGCACCACCTGTTACTACTCCAGCCCAACCGGGTCAAAAGCCAGATGTTCTCGTTCCCAACCCGGAAGTCACCATTGACGGACAACCTGCACAAGCTGCTGGGCCAGGTCAACCTCTAAGTCAGGCTCCACCGTTCTTACCTCGAGCCGTCGCCCCACCTGTGGGAGATATCGCCATCTCCAATGCTGATGCTTCTCCTAGCACTATCGACTTAGGAACTCAGGAACGTGTACCCCGCTTAGTATTGCGAGATGCGCCAGTGCGTGAGGTTTTGTCATTGCTTGCCCGTGCGGCTAATTTGAACTTGGCTTATGTCGGAAAGGCAGAAGACGGTAAGGGGTCTAGTGTAATTTCGTCTCAGGGTGCTGGTGATACTGAAAGGCAAACTTATGACACAGTATCCCTAGATATAGAAAATGAGCCAGTGCAAGATGTATTTAACTACGTTTTGCGCCTGAGTGGTTTAGAAGCTAACCGCAGTGGACGCACGATTTTTGTAGCGCCTAAACTGCCTAATTCAACTCGTGATGTGGTGATACGGAACCTGAGAATTAACCAAGCAAAAGTAAAAGAAATCTTAAGGGTTTTAGTTAATCTAGGAGCAGAGAGTGCTGTTAATGCTGAACCAAAGATAACTAGGGTCACTACACAAGCAGTGGGTACAGTAGAGGGAAAGCAAACAAATACAGCTGAAGACTCTGATCTAACGGCTCAACGCATTAAATTTACTGACTCAATTCCCCTACTTAGAGGTTTACAAGTATTAGGAGACGAGCGAACAAGTACTATTACTTTAATTGGTTCGCCGAGGTTAGTTGACATTGCGGTGGCTCAAATTACTCCCCTTGATATCCGCCGCCGTCAAGTGGCAGTTAACGTTAGGATTATCGACGTTAACCTCTTGGCAGCTAATGATTTCAACACTAGCTTTTCCTTTGGGGTTGGTAATAACTTTTTTACTAATGAAGGTGGTGTCGCATCTTTGAATTTTGGCGGTTCTAGACCAGCTGCTACTACTGAAGCGAGAAACAGCTTGACTAGTACACCGATCATCAATAATCTCGCTAGCACTCTTGCATCGCCATACCAGTTTCCCAAGCGTCTTCTCGCTAGTTTGCAGGCTCAGGTTACAAATGGCAATGCCAAGATTTTGACCGACCCAACCTTAATTGTGCAAGAAGGACAGACGGCTGATGTCCAACTAACTCAGCAAGTTGTAGGAGATATAACAATAACTATAACTGACACACCTGGTGGCTCTAGAGAAGTGCGAAATGCACAAAAAGAGACTGTAGGGTTAATTCTTGCTGTCCAAGTAGAAAAAATTGATGACAACGGTTTTGTTTCTCTACAAGTTGCTCCCCAAGTCAAATCTCCAGCAGGTACAGCAGATACAGGTAATGGGCAAATCATTTTAATTTCTCAACGCTCCCTAACTTCTGGCACAATTCGTCTGCGAGATGGCCAGACACTAATTCTCAGCGGCATAATTCAAGATCAAGAGCGAGTTTCAGCAACCAAGATTCCTATCTTGGGTGATCTTCCTCTGATTGGTTCGCTGTTTAGAAGTACAAACAGACAGAACCAGCGTCAAGAGGTGATTGTGTTACTCACACCTCAGATTATGGACGACTCTGAGAACTCCTCCTACGGCTATAACTACACCCCCAGCCCAGAAGTGCGGCAAATCCTTGAGCGTCGGGGGTTGAAGGTTCCTGGCAGGTAA
- a CDS encoding pilus assembly protein PilO has product MTLSDDLNFAEQGGEFDPATPAAPVVFGIAFTPKIIGILVGVVGLAGAAYIFLNLLMPAWESYQQQQAKSSELQAQIEQKKANIKQIDKVKDELAQAKQQKVQVLSLFANEKTLDTLLLDLNRLIESGNTGTSINAVRAKLNKFVPISQKPEPITDGSLGEQVNGKLQRSSINAEITATYEQTQSIIRNIERLQPLLIVKDYQATLAPAETRSPLDKTPMQVGPAAINTSFQLQVLMPLSPEEITAAAKAAPKK; this is encoded by the coding sequence ATGACGCTGAGTGATGATTTAAATTTTGCCGAACAAGGTGGGGAATTCGATCCGGCAACGCCAGCCGCACCTGTGGTATTTGGTATTGCCTTCACACCAAAAATTATTGGGATCTTGGTGGGGGTAGTTGGTTTGGCGGGAGCAGCTTATATATTTTTAAACCTGCTGATGCCAGCTTGGGAAAGCTATCAGCAGCAGCAAGCCAAAAGCTCTGAACTGCAAGCGCAAATTGAGCAAAAAAAAGCCAATATCAAACAGATTGACAAAGTTAAAGACGAACTAGCACAGGCAAAGCAGCAAAAAGTTCAGGTTTTAAGTTTATTTGCTAACGAAAAAACCTTAGATACATTGCTATTGGATTTGAACCGCTTAATTGAGTCTGGCAATACTGGAACTTCTATTAATGCAGTCAGAGCCAAACTGAATAAATTTGTGCCGATTTCCCAAAAACCAGAACCGATTACCGATGGAAGTCTGGGAGAACAGGTTAACGGCAAGCTGCAACGCAGTAGTATCAATGCCGAGATTACAGCAACTTATGAACAAACACAATCGATAATTCGTAACATTGAGCGGTTGCAGCCTTTGTTAATAGTTAAAGATTATCAAGCAACCTTGGCTCCAGCAGAGACAAGATCCCCATTAGATAAAACGCCGATGCAGGTAGGCCCAGCAGCGATTAATACATCATTCCAGTTACAGGTATTGATGCCACTTAGTCCAGAAGAAATAACCGCAGCAGCTAAAGCTGCTCCGAAAAAGTAG
- a CDS encoding PilN domain-containing protein → MYSLDVNFLKDRPAYKDRPERNKGIALKFPTGDLTLLYVGVAVGVGLPALLGVGWWFLQGKIVELDGQIAQLDQESKRLDTEIGNINNIKAETNAIKGETQALVTVFDQIRPWSAMLQDLRDRIPTAVQIENIKQIPPVAVAAGQPPNNPAGGLEINGLARSFNDVNDFLLSLQQSQFLKPTETRILTATLVDAPLTPGAGQSSNDVIIKPPQVVKYTIQSSMNDVPASELIRELEKKGTVGLVTRIRNMQQTGVISK, encoded by the coding sequence ATGTACAGCCTAGATGTTAACTTTCTTAAAGACCGCCCAGCATACAAGGACAGGCCTGAGAGAAACAAGGGAATAGCCCTAAAATTTCCTACTGGGGATTTGACACTACTGTATGTCGGAGTTGCAGTAGGTGTAGGTCTTCCGGCTTTATTGGGAGTTGGTTGGTGGTTCCTGCAAGGGAAGATTGTTGAATTAGATGGTCAAATAGCACAACTAGACCAAGAAAGCAAGAGGTTAGATACAGAAATAGGAAATATTAACAATATCAAAGCCGAGACAAACGCAATTAAAGGGGAAACCCAAGCTTTAGTAACTGTATTTGACCAGATTCGTCCTTGGTCAGCAATGCTGCAAGATTTGCGCGATCGCATCCCAACGGCAGTGCAAATCGAGAACATCAAGCAAATCCCACCTGTAGCGGTAGCGGCAGGTCAGCCACCAAATAACCCCGCAGGAGGATTAGAAATTAACGGATTGGCTCGTTCTTTTAATGATGTCAATGATTTCTTATTGAGTTTACAACAGTCTCAGTTTTTAAAGCCCACAGAAACCAGAATTCTGACAGCAACATTAGTAGATGCTCCCTTAACACCAGGTGCAGGTCAATCTTCTAATGATGTAATAATTAAGCCTCCTCAAGTAGTTAAATACACTATTCAATCGAGCATGAACGACGTTCCAGCGTCGGAATTAATTCGAGAGTTGGAAAAAAAAGGCACAGTGGGGTTAGTAACTCGAATTCGTAATATGCAACAAACAGGAGTCATTTCAAAATGA
- a CDS encoding HU family DNA-binding protein, with amino-acid sequence MNKGELVDAVAEKASVTKKQADAVLTAALETIIEAVSSGDKVTLVGFGSFESRERKAREGRNPKTNEKMEIPATRVPAFSAGKLFREKVAPPKA; translated from the coding sequence ATGAACAAAGGTGAATTAGTTGATGCCGTAGCTGAAAAAGCTAGTGTTACCAAGAAGCAAGCGGATGCAGTCTTAACTGCCGCTTTGGAAACGATTATTGAAGCAGTTTCCTCTGGTGATAAGGTAACGTTGGTGGGATTTGGCTCATTTGAATCACGGGAACGTAAAGCCCGTGAAGGTCGCAACCCGAAAACAAATGAAAAAATGGAAATTCCAGCCACGAGGGTTCCTGCCTTCTCCGCAGGAAAACTGTTTAGAGAAAAGGTAGCACCCCCAAAAGCATAG